One part of the Tunicatimonas pelagia genome encodes these proteins:
- a CDS encoding transporter: MSNKTIILSSSIIFISNLLLIHSAKSQSLTDGFMKGKGHGSVVVSYSWERYDEFYFGTEQMDAPGDFGGQITTQSVSLYGIYGLTDNLDIIVNLPFIAAQGDNGEPEAPNQDVSGLQDAALFLKWRPLYIETESGNLSFLGAVGLATPLSDYADNAVLSIGNQSTRADVRLMTQYFTNSGFFVDLQAGYSARSNDVPNATLLAGKIGYAGKSFYVDLWSESQISDSNAPDIGGVPFNETRVNYTQIGISGYVPITSALGVSAGLGQFVGGRNVGLATRVSGGVVYSF; this comes from the coding sequence ATGAGCAACAAAACGATCATCCTATCTAGTAGTATTATTTTTATTTCCAATTTACTGCTAATCCACTCCGCAAAATCCCAATCGCTGACCGATGGATTCATGAAAGGTAAAGGACACGGCAGCGTGGTTGTGTCTTATTCTTGGGAGCGCTATGACGAATTTTACTTCGGAACAGAGCAAATGGACGCACCGGGCGATTTTGGCGGACAGATTACAACCCAAAGCGTAAGCCTATACGGTATCTATGGATTAACCGATAATCTGGATATTATTGTGAACTTGCCCTTTATAGCAGCTCAAGGGGACAACGGAGAACCGGAAGCCCCCAACCAAGATGTGAGTGGCTTGCAAGATGCAGCTCTATTCTTGAAGTGGCGTCCTCTTTATATTGAGACCGAATCTGGCAATCTTTCGTTTTTAGGAGCAGTCGGCTTGGCTACTCCTCTAAGCGATTATGCCGATAACGCGGTTTTGTCCATTGGCAATCAGTCTACCCGAGCAGATGTCCGGTTGATGACTCAGTATTTTACGAACAGCGGATTCTTTGTAGACCTACAGGCTGGTTATTCTGCTCGAAGTAATGATGTCCCTAATGCCACGCTACTGGCGGGAAAAATTGGCTATGCGGGCAAGAGTTTTTACGTAGATCTGTGGTCTGAATCGCAAATATCCGATAGTAATGCCCCCGACATTGGTGGAGTACCGTTCAATGAAACCCGGGTAAATTACACTCAGATTGGCATTAGCGGTTATGTTCCCATAACAAGTGCGTTAGGCGTTTCAGCGGGATTGGGTCAATTTGTAGGCGGACGAAACGTAGGTTTGGCAACTCGCGTTTCAGGGGGCGTAGTGTACAGTTTTTAG